Proteins found in one Terribacillus sp. DMT04 genomic segment:
- the glpK gene encoding glycerol kinase GlpK, whose amino-acid sequence MEKFIMALDQGTTSSRAILFNHNGDIVETAQKEFEQFFPHSGWVEHDANEIWTSVSACMAEVLRKADIDAKQVSAIGITNQRETTVVWDKHTGRPIYKAIVWQSRQTADIVNELREQGHNDLFREKTGLLLDAYFSGTKVKWILDNVEGAREKAENGDLLFGTIDTWLVHKLSGGKTHVTDYSNAARTLMYNIHELKWDDELLDILGVPKSMLPEVKPSSEVYANTIDYHFFGEEVPIAGIAGDQHAALFGQACYEPGMVKNTYGTGCFVLMHTGEEAVKSDHGLLTTIAWGLDGKVEYALEGSIFVAGSAIQWLRDGLKIIDSSPESERLATSVTDNGGVYVVPAFVGLGTPYWDSDARGAMFGITRGTTDAHITRATLESLAFQSKDVVDAMIEDSGIDVKQLRVDGGVVKNDFLMQFQSDMLDVDVERPVIQETTALGAAYLAGLAVGYWESREDIANKWQIDRTFKPNRSKEEKDQLYAGWKKAVEATRSFK is encoded by the coding sequence ATGGAAAAATTCATCATGGCACTTGACCAAGGTACAACAAGCTCACGCGCAATTCTATTCAATCACAATGGTGATATTGTTGAAACAGCGCAGAAAGAATTCGAACAGTTCTTCCCGCATTCTGGCTGGGTTGAGCACGATGCAAACGAAATCTGGACTTCTGTTTCTGCTTGTATGGCAGAAGTGCTTCGTAAAGCAGATATTGATGCTAAACAAGTATCCGCTATTGGGATTACGAACCAGCGTGAAACAACGGTTGTTTGGGATAAACATACAGGGCGTCCGATTTATAAAGCGATTGTATGGCAATCCCGTCAAACAGCTGACATCGTCAATGAATTGAGAGAGCAAGGCCACAATGACCTATTCCGTGAGAAAACAGGTCTTCTGCTGGACGCTTACTTCTCTGGTACAAAAGTAAAATGGATTTTAGATAATGTCGAAGGTGCTCGTGAAAAAGCGGAAAATGGCGACCTATTATTCGGTACAATCGATACATGGCTCGTGCATAAGCTTTCTGGCGGTAAAACACATGTTACAGACTATTCCAATGCAGCACGTACGTTAATGTACAATATTCATGAACTGAAATGGGACGATGAGCTACTTGATATTCTTGGTGTTCCGAAATCCATGCTTCCAGAAGTAAAACCTTCTTCTGAAGTATACGCAAATACAATCGATTACCATTTCTTCGGTGAAGAAGTGCCAATCGCGGGTATTGCTGGTGACCAGCATGCGGCGCTGTTTGGTCAAGCTTGCTATGAGCCAGGTATGGTTAAAAATACTTACGGCACAGGCTGTTTCGTTCTAATGCATACAGGTGAGGAAGCTGTTAAATCGGATCATGGTTTGTTAACAACCATTGCTTGGGGACTTGATGGAAAAGTGGAATACGCGCTCGAAGGAAGTATCTTTGTTGCAGGTTCTGCTATTCAATGGCTTCGTGATGGCTTGAAAATTATTGATTCTTCTCCTGAAAGTGAACGCCTTGCTACTAGTGTTACCGATAATGGCGGTGTTTATGTGGTACCAGCATTCGTTGGCCTTGGTACACCATATTGGGATAGCGATGCACGTGGTGCAATGTTTGGTATCACGCGTGGTACAACAGATGCACATATCACACGTGCAACACTTGAATCCCTTGCATTCCAATCAAAAGATGTTGTGGATGCTATGATTGAGGATTCCGGTATTGACGTGAAGCAGCTTCGCGTTGATGGCGGCGTTGTGAAAAACGACTTCCTCATGCAATTCCAAAGTGATATGCTTGATGTCGATGTAGAGCGCCCAGTCATCCAGGAAACAACAGCATTAGGTGCTGCCTACTTGGCTGGATTAGCTGTCGGCTACTGGGAGAGCCGTGAAGATATCGCCAACAAATGGCAGATTGATCGCACGTTCAAACCAAACCGCTCCAAAGAAGAAAAAGATCAGCTCTACGCAGGCTGGAAAAAAGCTGTGGAAGCGACACGTAGTTTCAAGTAA
- a CDS encoding MIP/aquaporin family protein translates to MSIFAAETIGTMVLILFGGGVVAVSNLSKSKGEGTGWLTITIAWGLAVAMGAYAVGGFSGAHLNPAVTLGLAINGDITWGQVPTYLAGEMLGAFLGAILVFLAYLPHWAKTSDPMAKLSVFSTDPAINSPISNMLTEIIGTFALMLGILFIGGNSLAEGFNPMLVGLLVAVIGMALGGPTGYAINPARDLGPRIAHALLPIPGKGSSNWKYAWVPVLGPLLGGAYGAFFYLAFFKDDMQIGFWIMSAVMLVIIIVAVRGELAKANAEAAVNNSGAKTRGIK, encoded by the coding sequence ATGAGTATCTTCGCAGCCGAAACAATCGGTACAATGGTACTAATACTCTTCGGTGGAGGGGTAGTAGCAGTAAGTAATCTGAGTAAGTCAAAAGGAGAAGGAACAGGCTGGCTGACCATTACAATTGCATGGGGCCTTGCCGTAGCAATGGGAGCATATGCAGTTGGCGGCTTCTCTGGAGCACATTTAAACCCGGCTGTGACACTCGGCTTGGCAATCAATGGAGATATTACATGGGGGCAAGTTCCGACTTACCTCGCTGGGGAGATGCTTGGCGCATTCCTTGGCGCTATACTCGTATTCTTGGCTTACTTGCCGCATTGGGCGAAAACGTCAGACCCGATGGCAAAGCTTTCTGTTTTTTCAACGGATCCAGCAATCAACAGTCCAATTTCAAACATGCTGACAGAAATCATTGGCACTTTTGCCCTTATGCTTGGTATTCTATTTATTGGAGGCAACTCTTTAGCAGAAGGATTCAATCCAATGTTGGTAGGTTTACTCGTTGCCGTCATCGGGATGGCGCTTGGCGGTCCGACTGGATATGCTATCAACCCAGCTCGTGACTTAGGTCCGCGTATCGCACATGCTTTGCTGCCGATTCCAGGTAAAGGATCATCTAATTGGAAGTACGCATGGGTTCCAGTTTTAGGTCCATTGCTAGGCGGTGCATACGGTGCATTCTTCTATCTCGCATTCTTCAAAGACGATATGCAAATAGGTTTCTGGATTATGTCTGCAGTCATGCTAGTTATCATTATTGTTGCTGTCCGAGGGGAACTTGCAAAAGCAAATGCGGAAGCAGCAGTGAATAATAGTGGAGCAAAAACAAGGGGGATTAAATAA
- a CDS encoding glycerol-3-phosphate responsive antiterminator: protein MDLGQRILPAARNERDFDELLQRDDMNMMVLLETRIAQLPSQIKYAKKAGKKVFLHVDLIQGLKTDDAGMDFVCQRLKPDGVISTRTNVIHAAKKYKITAVQRLFLIDGHALNHNLSLIKKTQPDYIEVLPGLIPHMIKEVAENTRIPVIAGGLIRSSEHIEAALEAGATAVSTSKKSLW, encoded by the coding sequence ATGGATTTGGGTCAGCGGATTTTGCCTGCTGCACGTAATGAACGAGATTTTGATGAATTGCTGCAGCGAGACGATATGAATATGATGGTCCTGCTCGAAACAAGAATTGCGCAGCTTCCTTCTCAGATTAAATATGCGAAGAAAGCTGGAAAGAAAGTGTTTTTGCATGTCGATTTAATTCAAGGCTTGAAAACAGATGATGCTGGAATGGACTTTGTCTGTCAGCGTTTAAAACCGGATGGCGTGATTTCTACGCGTACGAATGTGATTCATGCAGCTAAAAAATATAAGATAACTGCAGTACAGCGCTTATTTTTAATTGATGGGCATGCACTTAATCATAATCTTTCACTTATTAAGAAGACCCAGCCTGATTATATCGAGGTGCTGCCAGGGTTAATTCCTCATATGATAAAAGAAGTAGCCGAAAATACACGCATTCCAGTTATTGCTGGAGGGCTGATTCGCAGCTCAGAACATATTGAAGCCGCACTGGAAGCGGGTGCAACAGCGGTCTCCACTTCGAAAAAAAGTTTGTGGTAA
- a CDS encoding DapH/DapD/GlmU-related protein: MRKTESYPVKGPNSLWQLYKTISFWKVVKNFIVIQVGRYTPFLGVKNRLYRSMLNMKIGQETALAVMVVPDFLYPERITIGRNTIIGYNTTILAHEYLTSEYRLGDVVIGDNAMIGANTTILPGVTIGDGAVVSAATLVNRDVPPGAMVGGNPMQIIYTAEQRKNKQTT; encoded by the coding sequence ATGCGGAAAACGGAAAGTTATCCCGTTAAAGGGCCAAATTCACTTTGGCAGCTATACAAGACGATTTCTTTTTGGAAAGTTGTCAAAAACTTCATCGTTATCCAGGTTGGACGTTACACACCCTTTCTTGGTGTAAAGAATCGGCTGTACCGGTCGATGCTCAATATGAAGATTGGGCAAGAAACAGCTCTTGCTGTTATGGTTGTTCCTGATTTTCTTTATCCGGAGCGCATTACAATCGGCAGAAATACGATAATTGGTTACAATACAACGATTCTGGCCCATGAATACTTGACGTCAGAATACCGGCTCGGTGATGTTGTTATTGGAGACAATGCGATGATCGGTGCGAATACGACAATCCTGCCAGGGGTTACAATTGGTGATGGAGCGGTCGTATCGGCTGCCACACTAGTAAACCGGGATGTGCCGCCTGGTGCAATGGTCGGCGGTAATCCGATGCAGATTATTTATACAGCAGAACAACGTAAGAACAAGCAGACAACTTAG
- the ppaX gene encoding pyrophosphatase PpaX has translation MPITTLLFDLDGTLIESNSLILASYTATLEHFTGRKYEQEELLPFIGPPLKDVFMNIDPARADDMIAAYRKHNLEHHDAYVEAYPYVVETLQQLKQAGFKLGIVTTKIRETAERGITVCGLDGLFDVVIGYDDISQPKPHPEPVLKALEALGSTPEEAIMVGDNYHDIESGQNAGAKAAGVAWSIKGKQTLAAYKPDYMLEDMRDLLEIVKEEADAENGKLSR, from the coding sequence ATGCCCATTACGACATTGCTGTTTGATTTGGATGGCACCTTAATTGAGTCGAACAGCCTTATTCTAGCTTCTTACACAGCAACATTGGAGCACTTTACAGGGCGGAAATATGAGCAGGAGGAATTGCTTCCGTTCATCGGTCCGCCGCTCAAAGATGTCTTTATGAATATTGATCCGGCACGAGCGGATGACATGATTGCAGCTTACCGGAAACACAATTTGGAACATCACGATGCGTATGTAGAAGCTTACCCTTATGTAGTGGAAACATTGCAGCAGTTAAAACAGGCAGGTTTTAAGCTTGGTATCGTCACAACGAAAATCCGAGAGACGGCGGAGCGCGGTATCACTGTGTGCGGACTGGATGGACTATTTGATGTGGTTATCGGGTATGATGATATCAGTCAGCCAAAACCGCATCCTGAACCAGTTTTAAAAGCGCTGGAGGCACTTGGAAGTACGCCGGAGGAAGCAATTATGGTTGGTGACAATTATCATGATATCGAATCTGGTCAAAATGCTGGTGCGAAGGCCGCGGGAGTGGCTTGGTCAATTAAAGGCAAACAAACGCTGGCAGCGTACAAACCGGATTATATGCTGGAGGATATGCGTGATCTACTGGAGATTGTAAAGGAAGAAGCAGATGCGGAAAACGGAAAGTTATCCCGTTAA
- the lgt gene encoding prolipoprotein diacylglyceryl transferase, which translates to MEMCEGQALDRVFLQLGSITIYWYGVIIALGAALGLWLAIRESKRLGLHKDTFVDFLVFAIPTAIISARIYYVAFEWENYANGPFWKVFAIWEGGIAIHGALIGSVITALLFCRVKKISFWKLADIAAPSLILAQGIGRWGNFMNQEAHGGPVSQEAYQNFIQYLPDFINNQMCIDGVLYHPTFLYESLWNILGFVILLLLRRVNLKRGEMFLFYLAWYSFGRFFIEGMRTDSLVAEGLRAAQVVSIIGIVLAVIICIIRRRPGANTPHYKDKK; encoded by the coding sequence ATGGAAATGTGTGAAGGACAAGCATTGGACCGGGTGTTTTTGCAGCTCGGTTCTATTACAATCTATTGGTACGGCGTCATTATCGCTTTAGGAGCTGCGCTGGGGTTGTGGCTGGCAATCCGTGAATCGAAAAGACTGGGATTACATAAAGACACATTTGTTGATTTTTTGGTTTTTGCTATTCCGACAGCCATTATTAGTGCACGCATATACTATGTTGCTTTTGAATGGGAAAATTACGCCAATGGACCATTTTGGAAAGTGTTTGCGATATGGGAAGGCGGTATCGCCATCCATGGTGCTTTAATTGGTTCTGTTATTACAGCCCTGCTATTCTGCCGTGTAAAGAAAATTTCTTTTTGGAAGCTTGCAGATATCGCGGCGCCAAGTTTGATCCTTGCACAAGGTATTGGACGCTGGGGTAACTTTATGAACCAAGAAGCACATGGGGGACCTGTTTCACAAGAAGCTTACCAAAACTTCATTCAATACCTGCCAGATTTTATTAATAATCAAATGTGTATTGATGGAGTCTTGTATCATCCGACATTCCTATATGAATCGTTATGGAATATTCTTGGATTTGTCATCTTGCTGCTCTTGCGCAGAGTAAATTTGAAGCGCGGGGAAATGTTCTTGTTCTACCTCGCTTGGTATAGCTTCGGACGCTTCTTCATAGAAGGAATGCGTACAGATAGTTTGGTGGCGGAAGGTTTACGCGCGGCACAAGTGGTCTCGATTATCGGTATCGTACTAGCCGTAATCATCTGTATTATCCGGCGTCGCCCAGGGGCAAATACGCCTCATTATAAAGATAAAAAATAG